From the Streptomyces nigrescens genome, one window contains:
- a CDS encoding DUF6238 family protein: MNSPTHTDDAHPYLRAATAGIRHHTRSLASRAQHTPSSADRVHLDVLHAHLTALHQLLDQLAESSRPPHPAAGRHLATAHTRLWQTAAAVHDAFHLLPVADETSADTECHPERLPKGPPVLTICQRHLAAGHVVRRKTTPSDLNTPLHGHTAPSSQ; encoded by the coding sequence TTGAACTCGCCTACGCATACCGACGACGCGCACCCCTACCTCCGCGCCGCCACCGCCGGGATCCGCCACCACACGCGCAGCCTCGCCTCCCGAGCCCAGCACACCCCCTCGTCCGCGGACCGCGTGCACCTCGACGTGCTGCACGCCCACCTGACCGCGCTCCACCAGCTGCTCGACCAGCTCGCTGAATCCTCCCGACCGCCACATCCCGCCGCCGGCCGACACCTCGCCACCGCCCACACACGGCTGTGGCAGACCGCCGCCGCCGTGCACGACGCCTTCCACCTCCTGCCCGTGGCGGACGAAACCTCGGCAGACACCGAGTGCCACCCCGAGCGGCTGCCCAAGGGCCCACCGGTCCTCACCATCTGCCAGCGCCATCTCGCCGCAGGTCACGTCGTCCGCCGCAAAACCACTCCGAGCGACCTCAACACCCCGCTGCACGGCCACACCGCCCCCAGCAGCCAGTAA
- a CDS encoding SCO6880 family protein, giving the protein MSDLSVAPVTVKFPHRSRRGILLGLTLPQLTLVSGALALLLVTVVTTGLLGAIALAPLWAAVAALVMIRRHGRSLIDWAPIVARYANRRRTGQTLWLARPITRPRQDGVLHLPGTSASLKVVTPGDSATGSAAIHDPHQQTLTAIARVSSRAFALLDPATQNHNVTGWGRALAGIARTGHVATVQVLERTVPDSGDTLARHWTQHGRPDTQVAGQVYSELVAAAGPAAAPHETYLAISLDLKAAKRLISQAGGGLPGAFTVMQQTTASVAQAARNAGLTVTGWLSAREIAAVIRTAYDPKALSALQQWSETGRAEADPAAAGPVVQVEDWDRLATDSARHATYWVENWPRVQVGAGFLHGLMFTAGVRRSLSLVYVPQGIESALRDVQRRKSAIMADASERARRGQVDSEEDSVEYADVKQRERQLIAGHADVALTGLVTVTADTDDLLDAACAQIETAAVTAGVDLRRLNYQQPDAFAVTALPLARTTL; this is encoded by the coding sequence TTGTCTGATCTCTCCGTCGCCCCGGTCACGGTGAAATTTCCTCACCGGTCCCGCCGCGGCATCCTCCTCGGCCTCACTCTTCCCCAACTCACCCTTGTCTCCGGTGCGCTGGCGCTGCTTCTGGTGACCGTCGTGACGACCGGGCTGCTCGGCGCCATCGCCCTCGCACCGCTGTGGGCGGCCGTCGCCGCCCTGGTCATGATCCGTCGGCACGGCCGCTCATTGATCGACTGGGCCCCCATCGTGGCCCGCTACGCAAACCGCCGCCGCACCGGGCAGACCCTCTGGCTCGCCCGTCCCATCACCCGGCCCCGGCAGGACGGCGTCCTGCACCTGCCGGGCACCTCCGCCTCCCTCAAGGTCGTCACCCCCGGCGACTCCGCCACCGGCTCCGCCGCCATCCACGACCCACATCAGCAGACCCTCACCGCCATCGCCCGAGTCAGCAGCCGCGCATTCGCCCTGCTCGACCCCGCTACGCAGAACCACAACGTGACCGGGTGGGGCCGAGCACTGGCGGGCATCGCCCGCACCGGACACGTCGCCACCGTGCAGGTACTGGAGCGCACCGTCCCCGACAGCGGCGACACCCTCGCCCGGCACTGGACCCAGCACGGCCGGCCCGACACCCAGGTCGCCGGGCAGGTCTACTCCGAACTGGTCGCCGCCGCCGGACCCGCGGCAGCACCACACGAGACGTACCTCGCGATCTCCCTCGACCTCAAGGCCGCCAAACGCCTGATATCGCAGGCCGGCGGAGGACTGCCCGGCGCCTTCACCGTGATGCAGCAGACCACAGCCAGCGTCGCCCAGGCCGCCCGGAACGCCGGACTAACGGTCACCGGCTGGCTCAGCGCACGGGAGATCGCCGCCGTCATCCGCACCGCCTACGACCCCAAAGCCCTGTCGGCCCTGCAGCAGTGGTCCGAGACCGGCCGCGCGGAAGCCGACCCCGCCGCCGCCGGACCCGTCGTCCAAGTCGAAGACTGGGACCGACTGGCCACCGATTCCGCCCGCCACGCCACCTACTGGGTGGAAAACTGGCCGCGCGTCCAAGTCGGCGCCGGATTCCTCCACGGCCTGATGTTCACCGCCGGGGTCCGCCGCAGCCTGTCCCTGGTGTATGTGCCCCAGGGAATCGAGTCGGCGCTGCGCGACGTCCAACGCCGCAAATCGGCCATCATGGCCGACGCCAGCGAACGCGCCCGCCGCGGCCAGGTCGACAGCGAAGAGGACAGCGTCGAATACGCCGACGTCAAGCAGCGCGAGCGGCAGCTCATCGCCGGACACGCCGATGTCGCCCTGACCGGGCTGGTCACCGTCACCGCCGACACCGACGACCTCCTCGACGCCGCCTGCGCGCAGATCGAGACCGCCGCCGTCACCGCCGGTGTCGACCTGCGACGCCTCAACTACCAGCAGCCCGACGCCTTCGCCGTCACCGCACTGCCGCTGGCTCGCACCACCCTCTGA
- a CDS encoding glycosyltransferase family 2 protein, producing the protein MVTATRLHDDRLDYLTAMHVSLTRQAVPWEAVIAIDGADPARLPAPLVTDPRIRTLALPRPVGAACARNLALTQVRTPYVNWADDDDEFTDDAMATRLNVLESTGVGWCAGWSEDRHPDGSTSLWRCPTPPGLHEAGDVWTYWKRPSDTIPIGPTTILARTELVRAAPMGGLVQGEDYMAAVGVTSLAPGILLPVPVYRYRKHSGQMTKQATYDQLEAASREHAWNYGRSLRAALQTGEALARG; encoded by the coding sequence ATCGTCACCGCGACCCGCCTGCACGACGACCGTCTCGACTACCTGACCGCCATGCACGTCAGTCTCACCCGGCAGGCCGTGCCGTGGGAGGCGGTGATCGCCATCGACGGCGCCGACCCCGCCCGCCTGCCGGCGCCGCTCGTGACCGACCCGCGCATCCGCACCCTTGCCCTGCCCCGGCCCGTCGGAGCCGCCTGCGCCCGCAACCTCGCCCTCACCCAGGTTCGCACGCCCTATGTGAACTGGGCTGACGACGATGACGAATTCACCGACGATGCCATGGCGACGCGGCTCAATGTTCTTGAATCAACCGGAGTGGGTTGGTGCGCAGGATGGAGCGAGGACCGTCACCCTGACGGCTCGACCTCCCTGTGGCGCTGTCCCACGCCGCCCGGCCTGCACGAGGCCGGTGATGTGTGGACGTACTGGAAGCGCCCGTCGGACACCATTCCGATCGGTCCCACCACGATCCTGGCTCGCACCGAGCTGGTGCGGGCGGCGCCGATGGGCGGCCTCGTCCAGGGCGAGGACTACATGGCGGCCGTCGGCGTGACCAGCCTCGCCCCGGGCATCCTGCTGCCTGTCCCGGTCTACCGCTACCGCAAACACTCTGGTCAGATGACCAAGCAGGCCACTTACGACCAGTTGGAAGCCGCGTCCCGCGAGCACGCCTGGAACTACGGCCGCAGCCTGCGCGCCGCCCTCCAGACCGGGGAGGCCCTCGCTCGTGGCTGA
- a CDS encoding DUF6112 family protein: MTTSLVDRGVVYLAYNPGITPQGGGLPGLSVLKSVVNSINLFGIIAVVGALAVSLGVWAWGHHSGGHQAEANGKKGATVSAGAALGLGAANGIVAFFSSLGSQIH; this comes from the coding sequence ATCACCACGTCACTCGTAGACCGCGGGGTCGTCTACCTCGCCTACAACCCTGGCATCACACCGCAGGGCGGTGGCCTGCCCGGCCTCTCCGTCCTGAAGTCCGTCGTCAACAGCATCAACCTCTTCGGCATCATCGCCGTGGTCGGCGCCCTCGCCGTCTCGCTCGGTGTGTGGGCCTGGGGCCATCACTCGGGCGGCCACCAGGCCGAGGCGAACGGCAAGAAGGGCGCCACCGTCTCCGCCGGTGCCGCCCTCGGTCTTGGCGCCGCGAACGGAATTGTGGCCTTCTTCAGCTCGCTGGGGTCGCAGATCCACTGA
- a CDS encoding DNA-methyltransferase, translated as MPFSLHQGDALSVLADLPDDCVDSVITDPPYNSGGRTAKERTTRSAKQKYTSADAGHGLADFTGENMDQRSYGFWLTQIMTEAHRLTKTGGTALLFTDWRQLPVTTDAIQAAGWLWRGVLAWHKPQARPQKGRFTQNCEFIVWASNGPIDASRNPVYLPGLYSASQPSGKQRQHITQKPVEVMRELVKISPEGGTVLDFCAGSGSTGVAALLEGRDFIGVEKTQHYASIAADRLTETIRTTLTQDDVTLTA; from the coding sequence TTGCCCTTTTCCCTTCACCAGGGCGACGCTCTCAGCGTCCTCGCCGACCTTCCAGACGACTGCGTCGACTCCGTCATCACCGACCCGCCGTACAACTCCGGCGGGCGCACGGCGAAGGAACGCACCACCCGCAGCGCGAAGCAGAAGTACACATCCGCCGATGCCGGCCATGGCCTCGCCGACTTCACCGGCGAGAACATGGACCAGCGCAGTTACGGCTTCTGGCTGACGCAGATCATGACCGAGGCGCACCGGCTGACCAAGACGGGTGGCACCGCCCTGCTGTTCACCGACTGGCGCCAGCTCCCCGTCACAACAGATGCGATCCAGGCGGCCGGGTGGCTGTGGCGGGGTGTGCTGGCCTGGCACAAGCCGCAGGCCAGGCCCCAGAAGGGCCGCTTCACCCAGAACTGCGAGTTCATCGTCTGGGCTAGCAACGGTCCCATCGACGCTTCCCGTAACCCGGTCTACCTGCCGGGGCTGTACTCAGCCTCGCAGCCGTCGGGCAAACAGCGCCAGCACATCACGCAAAAGCCCGTCGAGGTGATGCGCGAGCTGGTCAAGATCAGCCCCGAGGGCGGCACGGTGCTCGACTTCTGCGCCGGCTCCGGCTCCACGGGGGTGGCGGCCCTGCTGGAAGGCCGCGACTTCATCGGCGTAGAGAAGACGCAGCACTACGCCTCGATCGCGGCCGACCGTTTGACGGAGACAATCCGCACAACCCTCACCCAGGACGACGTGACGCTCACTGCCTGA
- a CDS encoding C40 family peptidase — MKALAAGLGVVVLSPVLLFGTATMMATASQAAQNSGQFGDCLPAGDTGAVTKKITKILDGADSKHVHIKDLTLPATQIPNAQTIVTTGISLNVPARGQVVALATAMQESRLRNLDSGDRDSVGLFQQRPSQGWGTAQQLHDPVYATTKFYKALVKVHGWQQLTVAQAAQAVQASGFPEAYAKWESLATALDKAITASLPHSAQGKDPKGASSGASSACVPGKDGSSWGPIPEGTVPKGYKIPKDADPKARRAIEWAMHQLGTLYQWGGTCTAAHGPDPMRRCDCSSLMQQAYAHTGVKLTRTTYTQVHEGKAVSATRLRPGDLVFSRGTASRPEHVGMFMGDGLVIEAPRTTKPVRITPITDWTILAARRVL, encoded by the coding sequence TTGAAGGCGCTCGCCGCTGGCCTCGGCGTCGTCGTCCTCTCCCCCGTACTCCTCTTCGGCACGGCCACGATGATGGCCACTGCCAGCCAAGCCGCTCAGAACAGCGGCCAGTTCGGTGATTGCCTCCCCGCGGGTGACACCGGTGCGGTCACGAAGAAGATCACCAAGATCCTCGACGGCGCGGACAGCAAGCACGTCCACATCAAGGACCTCACGCTGCCCGCGACGCAGATCCCCAACGCCCAGACCATCGTCACCACCGGTATCAGCCTCAACGTGCCGGCCCGTGGCCAGGTCGTCGCCCTGGCCACCGCGATGCAGGAATCACGCCTGCGCAACCTGGACAGCGGCGACCGCGACTCGGTCGGGCTGTTCCAGCAGCGGCCCAGCCAGGGCTGGGGCACCGCCCAGCAGCTCCACGACCCCGTCTACGCCACGACGAAGTTCTACAAGGCACTGGTGAAGGTTCACGGCTGGCAGCAGCTGACCGTCGCCCAGGCCGCCCAAGCCGTCCAGGCGTCCGGCTTCCCCGAGGCGTACGCCAAGTGGGAAAGCCTGGCCACCGCGCTGGATAAGGCCATCACCGCGTCCCTCCCCCACTCCGCCCAGGGCAAAGACCCCAAGGGCGCGTCATCGGGCGCCTCCTCAGCGTGTGTCCCGGGCAAGGACGGCTCCAGCTGGGGCCCCATCCCCGAGGGCACCGTCCCGAAGGGCTACAAGATCCCCAAGGACGCCGATCCGAAGGCCCGCAGGGCGATCGAGTGGGCGATGCACCAGCTCGGCACGCTCTACCAGTGGGGCGGCACCTGCACCGCCGCGCACGGGCCTGACCCGATGCGCCGCTGCGACTGCAGCTCGCTGATGCAGCAGGCGTACGCGCACACCGGCGTAAAGCTCACCCGCACCACGTACACGCAGGTCCACGAGGGCAAGGCCGTCTCCGCCACGCGCCTTCGCCCAGGCGACCTGGTCTTCAGCCGCGGCACTGCCTCCCGGCCCGAGCACGTCGGCATGTTCATGGGCGACGGCCTCGTCATCGAGGCTCCCAGGACCACCAAGCCGGTCCGGATCACGCCGATCACGGACTGGACGATTCTCGCCGCCCGCCGCGTCCTCTGA
- a CDS encoding VirB4 family type IV secretion system protein, which yields MNHRPARRARRASASPLFTPHGTDRASRKTARRRLAEATAKARTEAAVHTAGAAPVGPATPAPLYPLSGRPGPASARGNRLKLASHRMTTAIAAGAYPFLAEGGLGAEGIYIGRDVHAEGSFVFDPFALYGRVEGFTNPNVLLAGVIGQGKSALAKSFALRSVAFGYRVYVPCDPKGEWTPVAQALGGTSVALGPGLPGRLNPLDAAPRPESIPEADWVGEIRKRRLLLLGSLAQTVLGRDLLPMEHTALDVALNAVVTRAQAAHRAPLLGDVAAALNDPTQLDEAAGMMSGRLGEAASDLAHAMRRLVHGDLAGMFDAPSTVRFDPSTPMLTIDLSRLGGGGDDTALVLAMTCASAWMESALTDPRGGRRWIVYDEAWRLMGHVGLLQRMQAQWKLSRGLGIANLMVIHRLSDLLTAGDAGSQGRALAEGLLADCSTRIIYRQETDQLHAAASLLGLTSVEMEAIAHLNRGRGLWKVAGRSFIVQHLLHSHELALFDTDARMH from the coding sequence ATAAACCACCGACCCGCGCGCCGCGCCCGCCGCGCCAGCGCCAGCCCCCTGTTCACCCCGCATGGCACGGACCGCGCGTCCCGGAAAACCGCCCGCCGCCGCCTCGCCGAGGCAACCGCGAAGGCCCGCACCGAGGCCGCCGTCCACACGGCAGGCGCCGCACCCGTCGGACCCGCAACACCCGCGCCCCTGTACCCGCTCAGTGGGCGCCCCGGTCCCGCCTCTGCCCGCGGCAACCGTCTGAAACTGGCATCCCACCGCATGACCACCGCCATTGCCGCCGGCGCGTACCCCTTCCTCGCCGAAGGTGGACTCGGCGCGGAAGGCATCTACATCGGGCGCGACGTCCACGCCGAAGGCAGTTTCGTGTTCGACCCGTTCGCGCTCTACGGCCGTGTGGAGGGCTTCACCAATCCGAACGTTTTGCTGGCAGGGGTGATCGGCCAAGGCAAGAGCGCGCTGGCCAAGAGCTTCGCCCTCCGGTCGGTCGCCTTCGGCTACCGGGTCTACGTCCCCTGCGACCCCAAAGGTGAGTGGACGCCTGTAGCGCAGGCACTGGGCGGTACGTCCGTCGCGCTGGGCCCCGGGCTGCCCGGCCGCCTTAACCCCCTGGATGCCGCGCCCCGCCCGGAGAGCATCCCCGAGGCCGACTGGGTCGGCGAGATCCGCAAGAGGCGCCTCCTCCTGCTCGGCTCCCTGGCCCAGACCGTCCTCGGCCGGGACCTGCTGCCCATGGAGCACACCGCCCTCGACGTCGCCCTCAACGCCGTGGTCACCCGCGCCCAAGCCGCCCACCGGGCCCCGCTTCTCGGCGATGTCGCCGCCGCCCTCAACGACCCCACCCAGCTCGACGAAGCCGCAGGGATGATGTCCGGACGGCTCGGCGAGGCAGCGTCCGACCTCGCCCACGCCATGCGGAGATTGGTCCACGGCGACCTGGCGGGCATGTTCGACGCACCCTCCACCGTGCGCTTCGACCCCAGCACACCGATGCTCACGATCGACCTGTCCCGGCTCGGCGGAGGCGGTGACGACACCGCCCTCGTCCTCGCCATGACCTGCGCCTCCGCCTGGATGGAGTCCGCCCTCACCGACCCGCGCGGCGGCCGACGGTGGATCGTCTACGACGAGGCATGGCGCCTGATGGGCCATGTCGGGCTGCTGCAACGTATGCAGGCCCAGTGGAAGCTCTCCCGCGGCCTCGGCATCGCGAACTTGATGGTGATCCACCGGCTCAGCGATCTGCTCACCGCAGGCGACGCCGGATCACAAGGCCGGGCGCTGGCCGAGGGCCTCCTCGCCGACTGCTCCACCCGCATCATCTACCGCCAGGAGACCGACCAGCTCCACGCCGCGGCCTCCCTGCTCGGCCTGACCTCCGTCGAGATGGAAGCCATCGCGCACCTCAACCGCGGCAGGGGCCTGTGGAAGGTCGCCGGACGATCTTTCATCGTGCAGCACCTCCTGCACAGCCACGAGCTGGCACTCTTCGACACCGACGCCCGCATGCATTGA
- a CDS encoding SCO6881 family protein encodes MGFCDLPLADKVCSATDAAGDAIDFASNPGKAIGSWIAKSAGELAAAAADLAAKAVNSTTHVDLGAGWFRDNYEMLLPIGLTILVATFCAQLIRAAVRRDGQALAQAFTGTMSGVLFTFGAVAATTIAIEVVDALSDGLFKASHQSIETAVRRTVKVSEIGALSSLGWMVATVASLGVALGAVLYWCVMMVRKVGILVMVTLAVFAGAGGGWEAARRWRKGWIEATATLVVSKLLMTIIFVLGVAAMGNTSPKGGLGALADVLSGIVIMVLVLLCPYAVFKFVHWAAEGTDGESIHRAGGAGAQMARQHAERAGRKGASMAATAGTGGAAAGAGAAPQGPDAGSGDFPGDIAATSSGGDSGVSPGGDAAKSGLEKAVQPPPTNAADDTSGHVGGSSAAGGSGQGAAAGQAGGWQATPPTTTPPPQGAPPPGSQPVSASPPPPTGP; translated from the coding sequence ATGGGCTTTTGTGACTTGCCCCTGGCGGACAAGGTCTGCTCGGCCACCGACGCAGCCGGCGATGCGATCGACTTCGCCTCCAACCCTGGCAAGGCGATCGGCAGCTGGATCGCCAAGAGCGCCGGCGAACTCGCCGCCGCGGCAGCCGACCTCGCCGCGAAAGCCGTCAACTCCACCACCCATGTCGACCTGGGCGCCGGATGGTTCCGCGACAACTACGAGATGTTGCTGCCCATCGGACTGACCATCCTGGTCGCCACCTTCTGCGCGCAGCTCATCCGTGCCGCCGTCCGACGCGACGGACAAGCCCTCGCCCAGGCGTTCACCGGCACGATGAGCGGCGTCCTGTTCACCTTCGGCGCCGTCGCCGCCACCACCATCGCCATCGAAGTGGTCGACGCCCTGTCCGACGGGCTCTTCAAAGCCTCACACCAGTCCATCGAGACGGCCGTGCGACGCACCGTGAAGGTCTCGGAGATCGGCGCGCTCTCCAGCTTGGGCTGGATGGTCGCCACCGTGGCCAGCCTCGGAGTCGCCCTCGGCGCCGTCCTGTACTGGTGCGTGATGATGGTCCGCAAGGTCGGCATCCTCGTCATGGTCACCCTCGCCGTCTTCGCCGGCGCCGGTGGCGGCTGGGAAGCCGCCCGCCGCTGGCGTAAGGGCTGGATCGAAGCCACCGCCACCCTCGTGGTCTCCAAGCTGCTGATGACGATCATCTTCGTACTCGGCGTCGCCGCGATGGGCAACACCTCGCCCAAGGGTGGGCTCGGTGCGCTCGCCGATGTCTTGTCCGGCATCGTGATCATGGTCTTGGTCTTGCTCTGCCCCTATGCGGTGTTCAAATTCGTGCACTGGGCGGCCGAGGGCACAGACGGGGAGTCGATCCACCGCGCCGGTGGTGCCGGTGCGCAGATGGCCCGGCAGCATGCCGAGCGTGCCGGACGCAAGGGCGCCTCCATGGCCGCCACAGCCGGAACCGGCGGCGCAGCCGCCGGGGCAGGCGCAGCTCCCCAAGGCCCCGACGCAGGTTCCGGAGACTTCCCCGGCGACATCGCCGCCACGTCCTCCGGCGGAGACTCGGGGGTCTCGCCAGGCGGTGACGCCGCCAAGTCGGGTCTGGAGAAAGCCGTCCAGCCGCCGCCGACCAATGCCGCCGATGACACCAGCGGTCACGTAGGCGGAAGTTCAGCAGCAGGTGGCTCCGGACAGGGCGCCGCAGCCGGCCAGGCCGGCGGATGGCAGGCCACGCCGCCCACCACGACCCCGCCGCCACAGGGGGCACCGCCCCCCGGCTCACAGCCCGTCAGCGCCTCCCCGCCGCCGCCGACCGGCCCCTAA